In Mammaliicoccus sp. Marseille-Q6498, the genomic stretch TACCTAACATATGACTATATTGATGAAATGCTTGTAATAACGTACCATCTCCACCAACTGATATCACGATATCTGGTGAATCAACATCTTCAACCATTTTGAAATCATTCATATGGTTTTTCATCTTATACATTAATGCATTGGACTTTGAATCACCTTTTGATAATATATTATACTTCACAGCATTCACCCCTTAATCATGTTTATGTTTGTTGCTTTTTTGCCTTGAATAATATTTTTGAGCTTCTTGAATTTCTTCACGAATTTCAGACATTTCTTCATCTAGTAAAAATGCTGCTTCTGCCGCTCTTTCAAGTCTATTTCTTATTTCAGGAGGATAATCTCCATCGTATTTATATCTTAGTGTATGTTCAATTGTTGCCCAGAAATTCATAGCTAAAGTTCTAATTTGTATTTCTGCTAAAATATAAGTTTGACCATGTAACGTTTCTATAGGATAGCTGACGATAACATGATATGAACGATAACCACTTTCTTTAGTATATTGAATATAATTACGCTCTTCTACGACTTCGAAGTCTTGTCGTTGTCTTAATAATTCAACAACTACATCGATATCGTCCACAAATTGACACATCATTCTTAAACCCGCAATATCATACATTTCTTCTCTTAATCTATCAAAAGGTATGTCACGCTGATTTGCTTTATCAATAATACTTGATATAGGCTTTACACGCCCTGTTACAAACTCAATTGGCGAAGGTCTATCTAAAGATTCATATTGTTTACGTAACCCCTTCAATTTAATCTTCAATTCGTCAATTGCTTGTTTATATGGTTCCAAAAATTCTTCCCATTGATTCATAACCATCACTCCGCTTTGTTTAATTCAAATGCTTCCTCTACTGATGCTACAAATTCTTTACCATAGTTGTGATTATCTGCGATGTTATCTAATAAATATTCCATCTCTTCTTTAAATGAAGTTAATTTTAAATGATCATTTACAATTACTTCTTTATCAAAATTATTGTGAATCATCGACCAAGTTTCTTCGACAAATAATAAGTAATTATAATTTTCACCATTATCTAACATATATACAAATGCATGATTATCACTATCTACAATCATATGTTCAGTAGGTTCAAAACCTTCAGTTGATTGATCAGTGTAGCATTTTATTTGATTGTCATTAATTTTAATTTCGTTCACATAAATACGCATTGCTGTTCCTCCTTATTCCAATCCATTTTAACACATTTTAATTTAAACATTCATAACATGGCGTTATTTTTATTCAATTACTTGTTAAAGCCAATAACTTCTATAATAATAGTATAAAAAGGAAGTGTAAAAATTAATGGGACAAGAATTAGAAATTGAATTTAAAAACATGCTCACTGAAGATGAATATAAATCTATCAAACATTATTATTTTAAACAAAACGAACCATTTAAACAAACAAATCACTATATCGATACACAAAATCACGATATCATATCTAAAAAAATGGCTCTAAGAATTCGAGAAAAAGCTAATCAATTTGAAATGACTTTAAAAGTTCCACAAGAAGTTGGTTTACTTGAATACAATGAAGTCGTCGAATTTTTACCCGAAAAAAATCAAAAACTAGACAAACAATTTTTACCAATTAGTATTACTAACATATTAATGAAACACAACATTCCAATAGAAGAATTAGAATTGCTGGGTGACTTAACGACATATAGATTAGAAAAAGAAACTGAAGATGGTCTTCTCGTTTTAGATCACAGTAAATATTTAAATACTGAAGACTATGAACTCGAATTTGAAGTGAGTGACTATCAACAAGGTGAAAAAGCATTTTCAAAACTTTTAAACTCACTTAATATTAATAGAAGAAAGCCAGATAATAAGGTTAAACGTTTCTTTGATACTGAACGCAAAAGTACTTAAAAAAGGTATAGGTACAAGTCGAAATACTTTTAAAAATTTAAGAACATGTTATATTAATATTATCAATAACGAAACAAGCAAGAAAAGGTGAAATGATGAACCCATATGAAGTAATCGACCCCAAAGACTTATACGATATGATTGATCATTTTTATATCCTTGTAGAACAGGATTCGCGGATTAATCATCTTTTCCCAGGTGACTTTGCAGAAACGAGTCGCAAACAAAAACAGTTTTTAACTCAATTTTTAGGTGGACCTGCGTTATATACAGAAGAACATGGACATCCTATGTTACGTCAACGTCACTTGCCATTTAAAATTACAAATATAGAAAGAGACGCTTGGTTAGAAAATATGCACCAGGCACTCGACGCATCTCAATTAGACAAAGATATACAAGAATATTTATTTGAAAGACTCAAGCTAACTGCAAATCATATGGTTAACGCTTAATATAGTTGAAGGTGGATAATATGGCCGAAGAATTAAGATTAATCTATGCTAATGAACAGAATAATATAGATTTAACACCCGTTAGCAAAATCGAAATATATTCATTTTTCGATCCATTTTGCGAAGATTGTTTTAATCTATCATCTACTTTAGCAAAGTTAAAAATTGAATATCAAAAATATATAAAAATTCGTCAAATTTTGAACCCATCTCTAAAAGTTTTAACTAAGTGTCAGGCTCAAAGTACATGTGAATTTGATAACGTCGCGTTAGCTTTTAAAGCAGCAGAATTGCAAGGACATAATAAAGCTACTAGATTTCTCAATCTAATACAAAACGAAATCATACCACATGAGAAAATCATTACGAGTGAATTAGTTAGAAAGTGCGCATATAAAGCTGGAATCGATTTGTCAGTATTTATTAAAGACTTACAAGATCAAGCTTTAACTGAAAGTCTGCAAACAGATTTGCACATCGCACGAGAAATGGATATTAATATGACACCATCTTTAGTATTCTTCAATGAAGATATACATTCTGAAGGACTTAAAGTTGAAGGCTTGTACCCATATCATATTTATACGTATATCATTCAAGAACTTATTGGAACTGAAGTTGAAAAACAACTCCCACCAAAATTACTAGAATATATACAATCGCAAAGTATCATTTCTGAACAAGAAATTGCTACTATTTATGAATGGCCAGAGAAAATTGTAAAAAGAGAACTAAGAAAATTACAATTACAAGGTTATGTCGAACCTCAAACTTCTCCACACGGTGATTTTTGGAAATGCAAAAAATAAAACATAAAAGTAACTGCCGATTTTAGATGTGATCTGAAATCGGCAGTTTTTTTGCGTGTATTGCGCGTTAGAATCGCTCGTCCTAGTTCCCTATCTATATAAAATAAATTCTAATGATTTACTGATAAAAAAACCGATATAGCCGGAATGGCTATATCGGTTTTTTGTTTTGTATCAATCCGATTGATCAATACAACCGTTCTTGATAGATAACTTTTGGGATGTTAACTATGAATGAATAAATAAAAAACACCGTGTCTGATTACACGGTGCTTAAACAAAGGGGATGGGAGAAATTTTTCACTTCAAACAAAGGGGTATGTTTGTTATGTGATTAATTTCATGTATGTAATATAACATGCTCTGCATACTTAATTCAACAAAAAACGTTATATTTTTGCATTTGTCACATACTTGTCATATTGGAAACGTGTACACGTCATTAATTGCTTTTTACTAGCTTTTCGAACGCATTTAGTTTCTCTTCAAATACTTCCATCGCTTCTTCAATTGGTTTTTTAGAAGTCATATCGACTCCAGCTTTTTTCAATACTTCTATTGGATAATCTGAACTACCTGCTTTTAAGAACTCATTAATATATCTTTTAACTGCTGGTTCGCCTTCTTCTAAAATTTGTTTACTTAATGCTTGTGCTGCACTATAACCTGTAGCATATTGGTAAACATAGAAATTATAGTAGAAATGCGGTATACGAGACCATTCTTTAGCAATGTTGTCATCTGTTACAACTGAATCACCAAAATACTTAACATTTAATTCTGCGTATTCTTTATTTAGTCTTTCTGAAGTTAATGGTTCGCCCTCTTCTACTATTTTATGAATAAGATGTTCAAATTCAGCAAACATCGTTTGTCTAAATAAAGTAGCTCTAAATCTTTCTAATTCTTGATTAAGTAAATACTTACGTTTCTCTGGATCTTCTAAATTCTTATCCATATATTCACTTAATAAAGCTTCGTTTGTTGTTGAAGCTACTTCTGCAACGAAAATAGAATAATCACTTTCATTTGATTGTTGATTTTTACGGCTAAAGTAACTATGTGCAGAATGTCCAAATTCATGAATTAAAGTGAATAAATCTGAAATGGAATCTGACCAGTTTAATAATATAAATGGATTTGTTAAATGTGCACCTGATGAATAACCACCTGAGCGTTTACCTTTATTCTCATATACATCTACCCATCTATTATTTAAACCTTCTTGTACTACCTCAACATATTCTTTACCCATAGGTTGTAAAGCTTTTACCATCCAATCTTTTGCTTCTTCATAAGGCATTTCAAATGAAGAGTTTTTAACTAAAGGTGTATACATATCGTACATATGCATTTCATCTAATCCAAGAAGTTCTTTTCTTAATTCAGTATATCTGTGTAGCAATGGTAAATATTTATGAACTGTCTCAACTAAGTTGTCATAAACATCTTCAGGAATGAAATTGTTAGATAATGCTTGTTCTCTTGCAGACTTATATTTACGCACTTTAGAGCTGAATATAGCCGTTTTAACTTTACCACTCAATGTAGCCGTTAAAGTGTTATTGTGACTACCATATGCTTCATAAACATTATCATATGCTGATTTTCTTAACACGCGGTCTTCTGATTCTAATAATTTAGTATAAGTTCCTTGCGTTAACTCATGTTCATTGCCATCTTTATCTACTGCAGGTTTGAATTCTAAGTCAGCATTATTAAACATACCAAATACATTACTAGGTGTTTGTAATGCCTCACCCGCTTCAGCTAAAATCTTCTCTTCTTTATCACTTAAAATATGTGGTCTCTTTTTATTTAATTTTTCAATATCAAATTGATATCTCTTTAAATCATCATTTGAAGCTACAAATTCATTTAATGTCGCTTCATCAATTGACATTAATTCCGGTAAAATAAAGCTCCATGCGCTTCCAAACTTATTAGCTAACGTTGCAGCTTTCGCTTCATAACCAGCATATTTATCATTAGCAGTATCTTGGTCATGCTTTAAGTGTGCATATACGTATACTTTACCTAGCTTCTCATCTATTTCACTATCTAATAGTAATGCTTGGTATAACGTGTCTGAGCTATCTTGTAAATGCCCTTTAAACTGTTCTTCTTTCCCTAAATATGATTCTAATTCTTTAAAAGCTTCTTCATAAGCTTCATCTGAAGGAAAGATTGTTGTTAAATCCCATGTATATTGTTCTTGTTGCTCTTCTCTTGTAATTAATTTCGCCATAATAATATCCTCCTATGTCATTCATATTTATAATTTTCTCATTAAATGCTATTTTTTGCACGTGATATCGCCTGTTGTTTAATGACTTCTAAATAGGATGAAACTGCATTTATCACAATCTCTCGTTCAGAATAATTCATGTTAAAAAACGTTCGAAATTTAATGAATTTCTGAAAATCTCCAATACAAAATGTACCCTTTTGCATTTCATAATAAATATAGGTTTGCCACGTTATACAATGTGTTAAAAAATATATTTGTTCTGGCACAACAATGCCTATAAATTCTCGTCTATTCTGATGAATCAATCCCGCTTGATATAATAATGATAAAGTCGGCTCTAGTACACTCCTATTCCTTCTACATTTCGTAATATATGTACGGTATGCTTTATCAGTTAAATAATATGAATGAGCATATTGGGTATTTACCTTTACTAACAAATCGTCCCAACTGATAACCTTTCGATTAGCTATAAATAAATGTTGATCAATTGATTGAATACTTTCATATCTAATTAAAGTCTTGCTATTTGGATTATATGTAATTAATGTTCTATCTTCATGATTGATTAAAGCAGCTTCAAAATAACTTAGTTTCAACATCCCATTATTGAAATTCACTTCCTTACCAATCCATATAACTTTCATGTTTAATGCTTTAAAACCTTCTGACCTACTTACCAACAACTCAAGATTAATTGGTGAATATTGAAATTCTATGACGATAGATTTATTAATGATAATATCTGGTATTTGATCTATTTCATGTAAATAGTACTCCATATCAATTGGAATTCTATTATTAAAATAAGAATATATATGGTGTTTAGATGCCAAATGAGCAATAGATTCTTTCTTATAACTATTTTTCAAACAAAAACTATTAGATTTATGGGCAAAATGATGAATAGTATGTTTCCCTTTTCTTAAAATAAGTTCTCCCATACATTCAGGACATCTATATATTTGCTCAGTTGAAGCATGCTGTGCGTAAACTAATTGATTATGATCATTCAAGCCCATTAACATAAAAAAACACCTCTTTACATTATTAAACGTAAAGAGGTGTTGAAATTACTTATTTTAATTTAATTTTTTTGGTTCAAAATATCTTGTTACTTGTCCCATTACATTATAACTCATGACAACTTTTGCATAATCATCTAGATATAATTTAGACACTTGTGTTGGATTTGCATATTCAAGCAACTGTCCATAGAAGTCATTAATAATGTCTTCATCATCAATTTGATCAAATTGTACATAATAATAATATTTATTATCTAACATATATAATAAGTCTGTGAAAACAATGTCTTTATGTTCATTATAATGTGCATACTCAATAATATCTTCTAACTCTTCAAAACGTACAAGTAATCCGATGTCTTTAGGTACAAAGTGTTTTTCTTCATCTTTACTTTCGTTTTCACCTTCGTTTAAGAGCTCACCGATATTCTGATCAGAATCGAGTGCTTGAGATAAGAAATCATTGACTTGGTATTCTAATTGTTCGTTAGAATCTTCATCAGTCATATTCAACAATTCATCACCTTTAGATTTAGAAACAGTTACTTCTACACCCTTTTCAAAAGCGTGTACTTGAATCCATAAAGGACCTTCAACTACAAATTCTTCTTCGTCATTAATTTCATCCATCATTGACCAGAAAAATTCTTCACCACGTTTGCGGTTAGTCCATAAGTCTTCTCTCTTGAAACCTCTTGCTTCGATATCTTGATAAGTTATAAATAATTTCACCGTTGTTTCATCAATTCGTTCTATTCTCATAATTTCACACTCCCTTACTCTAGGAATAGTACATACATTGTATTATAAACAATAACATTTTAACAGTAATTTGTTTGAACTATTCACATTTATTTTTTTGTACAAAAATAGCTCCTGTAAACAGGAGCTATAAATTTAATATTAGACTAAATTAGTCAACCATACGTTGAGCTTCCAAAAGTTGGAAAGTACGAACTGTACGTGGTAAGAAACGACGAATTTCATCTTCGTTATATCCAACTTGTAAACGTTTCTCGTCTAAAATAATTGGACGACGTAGTAAACCTGGATTATCTTGAATGATTGTATATAATTCTTGTAGAGGTAATGCATCGATATCTACGTTTAATTTTTGATATGTTTTAGAACGAGTTGAAATGATTTCATCTGTTCCATCTTCTGTCATTTTTAAGATTGCTTTAATTTCATCTAATGTTAAGTGTTCTGAAAAAATATTACGCTCCGTATACGGAATGTCATGTTCTTGTAACCATGCTTTCGCTTTACGGCAAGATGTGCAACTTGGTGAAGTAAATAATGTTACCATACATCTCACTCTCCTAATTGAATATTATTTATGTTAAACGTTTGTGAACTGTTAAGTATTTAAAACACTTATTTATATTATCCCCTATATAGCATTAGGTTAAACATAATATGCTCACGTGGTTTAATCTTTATCTCTTTGCTATAAATACATTATATTACTCAAAGATTAAAATTAAATGAGAAATCTCTAATAATTCATTAAAAAGCATATAAAATATTGATTAATTTAGTGTAATTTATACATTTACTTCGCTACAAGAATAACACAACTTACAAATGAATGAAATACTGTTATAATGATAAAAAGAAATTTAGTAGAAAAGAGGCAACATTTAATGGACAATTTATTTTCAGGCATCCAGCCTAGTGGCATTCCAACAATAGCGAATTATATTGGTGCTTTAAAACAATTTAATGAAATTCAAAATGATTATGATTGTTATTTTTGCATAGTGGATCAACACGCTATTACTGTACCACAAGATAGACTTAAACTTAGAGAAAACATTCGTAAACTTGCAGCTATATATTTAGCTTCTGGAATAGATCATGAAAAAGCTACACTTTTCATTCAATCTGAAGTACCTGCCCATATTCAAGCAGGCTGGATTTTAACAACAATTTCATCAATCGGTGAATTAGAAAGAATGACACAATATAAAGATAAAGCACAAAAACAAACCCAAGGCATACCAGCTGGATTGTTAACATATCCTCCTTTAATGGCAGCGGATATCGTACTTTATAATACAAGTATCGTTCCTGTTGGTGATGATCAAAAGCAACATATAGAATTAACTAGAAATTTAGTAGACCGTTTTAATACTAAATACAACGATATTTTAACAAAACCATCCATTCACACACCTAAATTTGGTGCTAGAATTATGAACTTGCAAGACCCTACTAAGAAAATGAGTAAAAGTGATAGCAATCAAAAGACTTTCATTTCATTATTAGATGAGCCAAACGTTGCAGCTAAAAAAATAAAAAGTGCTGTTACAGACTCAGACGGTATCGTAAAATACGACAAAGCAAACAAACCTGGTATTAGTAATTTACTTGTTATTTATTCAAGTATTACAAATAAATCTATAGAAGAATTAGAAACAGAATACGAAGGCAAAGGTTACGGCGACTTTAAAGGTGACTTAGCTGAAGAAGTTAAAAAATTCTTAATAGATTTCCAAGAAAAATTTAATTACTATTACGAAAACAAAGAAGTATTAGACGAAATATTGGATAAAGGACGAGATAAAGCAAGCCTTGTAGCCAATAAAACACTTAAAAAAATGGAAAACGCAATGGGATTAGGAAGAAAAAGAAAATAAAAAAACACGGTAAGCATGTCACTACAATGCTTACCGTGCTAGACTGTCGACAAAGTCACTTAAAGTGAACTTGTTGGCAGTTTTTTTATGTTTATGTACACACTCTAAGGAGCAGAATTCCGAATAATGCTCGTTAGAACTCTCTAAGAAGCAGAATTCCGAATAATGCTCGTTAGAACTCTGTAAGGAGCAGAATTCCGAATAATGCTCGTTAGAACTCTCTAAGGAGCAGAATTCTGAGAAATGCTCGTTAGAATCCTGTAAGGAACAGAATTCCGAATAATGCTCGTTAGAATTCTCTAAGGATCAGAATTCCGAATAATGCTCGTTAGAACTCTCTAAGAAGCAGAATTCCGAATAATGCTCGTTAGAATACAAAACCGATTAAAAACGAAGACGCCTAAGCGTTTAGTACGAGTCGAAGACTACAGGCTGAGACTGTACCCTAGGCAAGCGCGTTTTTAATCGGTTAATTTTATCTATAAAAAAACACGGTAAGCATGTCACTACAATACTTACCGTGCTTTTTTAATTATTTCTTTTCTTTGTATGCTTCTTTCAATGTAGAAACGCCTCCGAATTGGTGATTAACTACATTTTTTACATTTGGTTTTTGAAGTTGTGCTATACCGACTTGATAAAGTGGTACAATGCCCGCTTCATTCAACAACATACCTTCTGCTCGTTGTAATTCAGAAAGTCGTTTGTCAGGGTTACTAGCTAATGATGAGTCTGCTTCTTTAATGATATTGTCATATTCTTTATTAGACCAACCAGTATTATTATGAGCACCGTCAGTCACATATAGTTCTAAGAATGTCATTGGGTCTGGGTAGTCAGGAATCCAGTTTTCTAATGACATTTCATATTGTCCTTTAGAAACAAGGTCTAATTTTTGTTTAAATGGTTGTTGCTTAATTTTAATTGTAACGCCGTCTAAGTTTTTCTCAAGTTGCTCTTTAAAGTATTCTGCATCTCGTTTAGCTGTATCTTTATCGTAAGTCATCAATTCAATTGTGAATTTATCTTTACCTAATGCTTTTTTAGCTTTTTCGAAATGTGCTTTCGCTTCTTTTACATTATATTGGTTATCATTTTTCACGCCATCTTGATACTCTTTACCTTTACTATCTTTCACGAAATCTTTTGGTACAAAGTTATCTGTTGGAATTGATCCGTTATTTAAATTATTTTTTACATAAGCTTTTTTATCAATTGCTTTAGCAAAAGCTAATCTAAAGTCTTTATTTTTAAATTCTGGTACTTTATCTTCATTTAATTTGAAGTAATAAGTAATTGTATCTAATTCTGTAGTATAAGCTTTGTCTTTTTTATATTTCTTCACTTGTTCTGCTGGTAAATCAACGATGTCTAATTTATTCGTTTCATATAAATTTACTGCTGTTGAAGCTTCTTTTACTACTTTATAGTTTACTGTATTTAGTTTAACTTTTTTCTTGTCCCAATATTTATCATTCTTTTTCAACGTAACTTTATCGTCTGGTTTCCAATTTGTCATTTTAAATGGACCATTATAAAGTGTTGATTCTACAGTCGTACCATATTTGTCACCTTGTTTTTTAACGAATTTTTCATTTTGTGGCATGAATGTACCGAATGAAAGTAATTCTTTATAATATGGTAATGATTTAGTAAGTTCGAATTCTAGCGTATGATCATCTACTGCTTTTACACCTAAATCTTTAACATTCTTTTTACCGGTATTAATTGCTTCGGCATTTTTAATATCATACATGATATAAGCATATTCTGATGCTGTTTTAGGGTCTACTACTTTTCTCCAAGCGTAAACAAAATCATTTGCTGTAACGGGATCACCGTTTGACCATTTTGCATCTTCTCTTAACTTCACTGTCCATTTTTTACCATTGTTTGTGATTTTCGGTTCGCCTTTTGCTACTGCTGGTATTGCTTTATCATCCTTATCCAGCGTGTATAAACCTTCCATCGTTTGGAAGAACATATCGAATGATAAACCATCCGTTGCCATAGCTGAGTCCATAGTAGGCACGTCACCGTTAATTTGTAAATTTAAAGTATTATCGTCACTAGCATTTTTTCCACCTTTTCCTGATGAACATGCACTCAATATTAATACAAGTGTCAGCAAAATGGATATAAATTTAATACTTCTCCTCATGTAACTCATCCCCTTAGTCTTTATTTATTAAAGTTATTGATTCGTTACTTCTTAATATAAGCATGTTTTAAATCATTGTTTCCGCCAAATTGATGTCTTTCAATATCTTTAGCGTAACTTTTCGTTAATCTAGCATTACCTTGTTGATAAATTGGAATGATCGTTGCTTCATTCAACAATAAAGTTTCAGCGTCTTGCATCGTTTTGATACGTTGCTCTTCTTTATCTAAATATTTATTTCCAGCTTCATCAATTTTTTTATCATATTCTGAGTTTTTCCATCCAGTTTCATTCATAACATTATCACTTTTAAACAATTCTAAGAATGTCATAGCATCTGGATAGTCAGGACCCCATCTACCGAATGAAATTTGATAATCCATACTACTTTCTAATTTTAATTTTTGCTTATAAGGTTGTTGTTTTACTTTAATTTTGACGCCAGGTAAGTTCTTTTCAATTTGTTCTTTGAAATATTCAGCATCTTTTTTAGCATTGTCTTGGTCATATGTTAATAATTCAAAAGTAAATTCATCTTTCCCAAGTGCTTTTTTAGCTGCTTTTAAATGCTTTTGAGCTTCAGCTTTATTAAATTTATTATCTGTTTTAACACCTTTAGTATAATCTTCGCCTTTAGAATCTTTAACGAATTTAGTTGGTACTAATGTATCAGCAACTTTAGAACCATTATTTAAATTACTCTTAACATATTGTTCTCTATCAATCGATTGAGCTATAGCCATTCTTAAATCTTTATTTTTAAATTCTGGAACGTCTTTTTGATTCAATCTCATAAAGTACACTCTAGATTCAAGATCAGTATTAAAAGCTTTATCTTTTTTATATTTCTCAACATTTTCAGCAGGAATTAATGTTTCATCCACATCCCCGGAATTATACATATTCAATGCTGTTTGAGGTTCTTTAACTACTTTGAAATTAGCAGAATCTAATTTTACGTTACCTTTATCCCAATACTCTTTATTTTTAGTTAACGTATAATTATCTTCAGTTTTCCAATCAGATAAAGTAAATGGTCCGTTATATACTGTATCCTTTGCACTCGTTCCATACTTATTGCCTTTTTCTTTAGCGAACTTTTCATTTTGTGGTAAAAATGAACCAAATGTTAATAATTCTTGGTAATACGGTAACTCGCGATTAAGCTTAATTTCTAACGTTTTATCATCAATCGCTTTTACGCCAAGTTCTTCAGGTTTCTTTTTGCCTTTATTAACGTCCTCTGCGTTTTTAATATCAAACATAATAAACGCATACTCAGAAGCATTTTTAGGATCCACTAATTTGCGCCAAGCATATACAAAGTCTTGCGCTCTAACTTTGTCACCGTTAGACCATTTCGCCTCTTTCAATTCAATCGTCCAAGTTAAACCATCTTTAGACTTCTTAGGATCACCTTTAGCAATACCCGGAATTGCTTTTTCATTTTTGTCTAACTTATACAACCCTTCCATCGTATTGTTTAACGTGTCAAAAGATACTGCATCCGTTGCTAACGTCGAGTCCATTGAAGGTATATCAGAAATAGAAATCAATCGTAACTTCTTGCCATCCCCTGCTGAGTTACTATCTTTACTTCCACTCCCACTACACGCCGACAATAATAAGATAATCGACAAAAATACAAACAAACTCCATTTCAATTTAACTTTGTTCATACACAAATCCCCTTATTCAATTTTTGAAAATTCAGTCATTTCTGAACTTTCTTCAATTATAAAGTTAAAATCAAATTGTCGCAACATAACTTTTTATAATGAATATAATGATAATATAAATAATTTAGTCAAACTGAATAGAATGCGGTTATA encodes the following:
- a CDS encoding peptide ABC transporter substrate-binding protein; the protein is MRRSIKFISILLTLVLILSACSSGKGGKNASDDNTLNLQINGDVPTMDSAMATDGLSFDMFFQTMEGLYTLDKDDKAIPAVAKGEPKITNNGKKWTVKLREDAKWSNGDPVTANDFVYAWRKVVDPKTASEYAYIMYDIKNAEAINTGKKNVKDLGVKAVDDHTLEFELTKSLPYYKELLSFGTFMPQNEKFVKKQGDKYGTTVESTLYNGPFKMTNWKPDDKVTLKKNDKYWDKKKVKLNTVNYKVVKEASTAVNLYETNKLDIVDLPAEQVKKYKKDKAYTTELDTITYYFKLNEDKVPEFKNKDFRLAFAKAIDKKAYVKNNLNNGSIPTDNFVPKDFVKDSKGKEYQDGVKNDNQYNVKEAKAHFEKAKKALGKDKFTIELMTYDKDTAKRDAEYFKEQLEKNLDGVTIKIKQQPFKQKLDLVSKGQYEMSLENWIPDYPDPMTFLELYVTDGAHNNTGWSNKEYDNIIKEADSSLASNPDKRLSELQRAEGMLLNEAGIVPLYQVGIAQLQKPNVKNVVNHQFGGVSTLKEAYKEKK
- a CDS encoding peptide ABC transporter substrate-binding protein is translated as MNKVKLKWSLFVFLSIILLLSACSGSGSKDSNSAGDGKKLRLISISDIPSMDSTLATDAVSFDTLNNTMEGLYKLDKNEKAIPGIAKGDPKKSKDGLTWTIELKEAKWSNGDKVRAQDFVYAWRKLVDPKNASEYAFIMFDIKNAEDVNKGKKKPEELGVKAIDDKTLEIKLNRELPYYQELLTFGSFLPQNEKFAKEKGNKYGTSAKDTVYNGPFTLSDWKTEDNYTLTKNKEYWDKGNVKLDSANFKVVKEPQTALNMYNSGDVDETLIPAENVEKYKKDKAFNTDLESRVYFMRLNQKDVPEFKNKDLRMAIAQSIDREQYVKSNLNNGSKVADTLVPTKFVKDSKGEDYTKGVKTDNKFNKAEAQKHLKAAKKALGKDEFTFELLTYDQDNAKKDAEYFKEQIEKNLPGVKIKVKQQPYKQKLKLESSMDYQISFGRWGPDYPDAMTFLELFKSDNVMNETGWKNSEYDKKIDEAGNKYLDKEEQRIKTMQDAETLLLNEATIIPIYQQGNARLTKSYAKDIERHQFGGNNDLKHAYIKK